The following nucleotide sequence is from Streptomyces leeuwenhoekii.
TTCCCTGGCCGGGTCGCGGACCTCGTCCGCCCAGTGCAGCGTCTGCAGCACCAGGAGCCGGTCCTCCGCCCGCAGCGCCGTCAGGTACTGCCTGCCGCGCATGACGAACGTGGCCAGGCCCACCCGGTTCGTCTCGGCCAGTGCCGCGCGGAGCAGTTCGTAGACCTTCAGGTACTCCTTGCCGCGCGGGGCGAGATAGTAGGTGCGGGCGAAGTACACCGGCTCGATGGCGGCCAGGTCGACGAAGTCGGAGATCTCGATCGTCTGGGACCGGCCCGGCGCGATCTCGTCCAGTTCGTCGGGGTCCACGACGACGTACTCGCCCTCGGCCACCTCGAACCCCTTGACGATGTCCGCCGTGGCGACCTCCTCGCCGGTGCGCTCGTTGACCCGGCGGTTGCGGATCCGGTCGGAGGTGCCGCGCTGCAGCTGATGGAAGTGGACCGTGTGGTCCTCCGTCGCGCTGAACAGGCCGACCGGCACGGTGACCAGCCCGAACGTGATCACTCCGGTCCAGATCGCCCGCGCCATGGCCTCCGCACTCCGTCCCGCCTCGCCCGGTGGTGCGGGGACGCGGCCACCGTGCGTGGGCCGCGCCCCCGTCCCCTTCATGAGACATCCCGGCCGGCCGGTTCGCACCCCGTGGCCGCCCTCATGCCTCCGGGTCGGTCTCCTCCAGCAGATGGGGGCCGTCGGCGCGGACGTCGTTGACCGCCGTCGAGACGGGGCGGGCCTCCAGACGCCCGTCGGCGGGCCGGGTGAGCAGGGCCCGCAGTTCCCCCGGGTCCCCGTGCCGGGGGTCGAGCCAGGCGTCGTAGTGGTCCGGGGCGAGCGCCAACGGCATCCGGGGGTGGACGCGCCCGGCCGCGTCGGTGGCCTCCGTGGTGATGACGGTGCAGGTCATCAGCCAGGCGGCCGGATCGTCGTCCCGCTCCACCCCGGGGTCGCGCCAGAACTCGTACAGGCCGGCGAGCGCCAACACCCCGCCGTCGGCCGGATGGATGAAGTACGGCTGCTTGCGGGGCCTGCCGGTGGCCCGGTCCTCGCGCTCCTGCCACTCGTAGAAACCGTCGGCCGGCAGCAGGCAGCGGCGCTTGGCGAAGGCCCGGCGGAAGGCGGGTTTGGAGTGCACCGTCTCCACGCGCGCGTTGATCAGACGGGCCCCCGACCGCGGATCCTTGGCCCAGCTCGGCACCAGACCCCAGCGCACCGGCCTGAGCTGCCTGCGCGGGGCGCTCCCGCGGTCCTCGCGCGGGGCGCGGTCGAGGACCGCGTACACCTCGTCGGTGGGGGCCACGTTCCAGCTCGGCGCCAGCGCCTCCTCGGGGCGCCAGTCGCTGACGCGGAAGATCCCGGCCAGGTCCTCCGGGCTGCGGGTGGAGACGTAGCGGCCGCACATACGGCCACTGTGCCACGGTGCGGCCCGGTGTGTGGACGCGGCCACGGCGCGGGGGGCCGCTGGTTGTGACCGAGACGGTATCTCCTGGGGGTGTATGGCACATTCCGGCCGGGGTAGTTCCGCTATGGACACAACGCGGCAGGAAGGACCGGGGCGTGATGCTGTCTCATGCACTCGAGCGCGGCGTGCTCGTCATCACGGTGCCCAGCGACCCGGGTATCGACGGGCGGGCGCTGCTTCTCGAGAAGATCGACGACCTGGTCCGGGCCCACCGGCCGGCCCCCGTCGTCATCGTCCTGGACGAGCCGGCGGCCCAGGGCGCGGCCGTCAGCGTGGTCCTGCGCGCACACCGGCTCTGCGTCCGCCTGGGCGTCCCGCTGTCCGTGGCCACCCACAGCGCCCCCGCCCGGCGCCTGCTGGGGGCGGGCGCCGACACCAGCGGCACCCGGCTGGTCGTCCACGCGCGCGCCGACACCGCCGTCACCGCCGCCGCGTTCGCGGCCGCCGCCTGACGTCCCGGCCGGCCGGTCGCCCCCTGCCGGTCGCCGCGGGGGCCCTCCGCGCCACGACGGTGCGCGCGTCCCGGGCCGGCAGGGTTTCCCGCTTCAGGAGGCCCCGTCCGGATCCGGCAGGACGCGGAACGTCGCCGGGCCGAGCCGGATCACGCCGTCACTCAGCGGTGTGCAGCGCACGCCGTCCCCGCCGCGCAGCGCGCGCTGCGCACCCGGGCCGATGGTGACGTCCATCCAGGCACAGGGCCGGGCGGGCCGGTTGACGGCGAACATCACCGGCCCGTCGCCGCTGTCGAGGGCGATCGTCGCCCCGAGGAAGCTGTCGATGTCGACGCCCCGCAGGAGGATGTTCCGGCGCGTGTGCCGCAGATCGGCCGACGGGCCGATCTCCAGGGGCAGCTTCTCCGCGGCCATGATGGTCACCGCCGCGTTCCGGTGCGCGGGCCTGGCGTAGTAGCGGTCGCCTACCAGCCCCAGGTGGCGCCGTACCTCCACCTGCGACACGCGTTCGTCCGGCGGACCGGTCGCAAGCCCGTCGGCGGGCCGCCCGGCCAGCCGGTGCGACGGCGACACCAGGAGCTGCAGCACCTCCACGTCGGCCATGTCCCCAGCCTAAGCGGTCGGCCACCGGGGCACGGGCCGGTAGACATTCGGTACCAAGAGGACGAATCCGCCTGAAGGGGGTTGAGTGGGCGGAGCAGGTGTGGCGGAACCCGGCCGCCGCGGTGCGGCTTGTCCCGGCGACCGGGGGAAGATGAGATCGCGAGCGCACACACGATCGAATGTGGAGGAATGAGCTCATGCAGCACGAGCGAGCGGGCAAGCCCGCCGGGCCCGAGGATCTGGTGGACGTCGCACGGCTGGTGACGGCGTACTACACGCTGCGCCCCGACCCGGCCGACCCGGGGCAGCGGGTGGCGTTCGGCACGTCAGGGCACCGCGGATCGTCGCTCGCGGCGGCGTTCAACGAGGACCACATCGCCGCCACCAGCCAGGCCATCTGCGAGTACCGCGCCGCGCAGGGCACGAACGGCCCGCTGTTCCTCGGCGCGGACACCCACGCCCTGTCCGAGCCGGCGAAGACCACCGCGCTCGAGGTGTTCGCAGCCAACGACGTCACCGTCCTGATCGACGCGGCGGACGGCTACACCCCCACCCCCGCGGTCTCCCACGCCATCCTCACCCACAACCGGGGCCGCACCTCCGGCCTCGCCGACGGCGTGGTCGTCACCCCCTCGCACAACCCGCCCGCCGACGGCGGTTTCAAGTACAACCCGCCCAGCGGCGGCCCGGCGGGCGGCGAGGCGACCTCCTGGATCCAGGACCGGGCCAACGAGATCATCGCGGGCGGCCTGAAGGACGTACGGCGCATGCCCTACGCCCAGGCGCTCGCCGCGCCCGGCACCAACCGCTACGACTTCCTCGGCACCTACGTCTCCGACCTGCCCAGCGTGCTGGACCTGGACGCGATCCGGGCGGCGGGCGTGCGCATCGGCGCCGACCCGCTGGGCGGCGCCTCCGTGGCGTACTGGGGACGGATCGCCGAGCAGCACCGCCTCGACCTCACCGTGGTCAACCCGCTCACCGACCCAGCCTGGCGGTTCATGACGCTGGACTGGGACGGGAAGATCCGCATGGACTGCTCGTCGCCGCACGCCATGGCCTCCCTGATCGGGCAGCGGGACCGCTTCCAGATCGCGACGGGCAACGACGCCGACGCCGACCGGCACGGCATCGTCACCCCCGACGCCGGCCTGATGAACCCCAACCACTACCTCGCCGCGGCGATCTCCTACCTCTACGCCCACCGCACCGAGTGGCCCGCCGACGCGGGCGTCGGCAAGACGCTGGTGTCGTCCGGCATGATCGACCGCGTCGCCGCCGATCTGGGCCGCCGGCTGGTCGAGGTGCCCGTCGGTTTCAAGTGGTTCGTGGACGGGCTGGTCGGCGGGTCGATCGGCTTCGGCGGTGAGGAGTCCGCCGGGGCGTCCTTCCTGCGCCGGGACGGTTCGGTGTGGACCACCGACAAGGACGGCATCATCCTCGCCCTGCTCGCCTCCGAGATCACCGCCGTCACCGGGAAGACGCCGTCCGAGCACTACGCCGCGCTCACCGAGCGCTTCGGCGCACCGGCGTACGCCCGCATCGACGCGCCGGCCTCCCGCGAGGAGAAGGCGCGCCTGGCCAAGCTGTCCCCGGCCCAGGTCACCGCCGACACCCTCGCCGGGGAGCCGGTCACCGCCGTCCTCAGCGAGGCGCCCGGCAACGGCGCCCCCATCGGCGGCATCAAGGTGACCACCGAGAACGCCTGGTTCGCGGCCCGCCCGTCCGGCACCGAGGACGTCTACAAGGTCTACGCGGAGTCCTTCCGCGGTCCCGACCACCTGCGCCAGGTGCAGGACGAGGCCCAGCAGGTGGTCCTGGCCGCCCTCGGCGGCTGACCGGCCCGTCCGGCCCGCTCCGCCGGCCGTCCAGGACCGGCGGAGCGGCCCCCGGACACGTCCCCGCGCGAGCCGCGGTCAGCGCCCGGCCGACGCGCGCGCGGCCCGCCTGCGGCGTTGCTCCGCCACGTCCGCCACGGGGGCGGCGAGCAGCAGCGCCCGGGTGTAGTCGTGCCGTGGCTCGGTGGTGACCGCGGCGGCGTCGCCCGTCTCGACGATCTCCCCGTGGTGGATCACCGCGACCCGGTGGCTCATGAAGCGCACCACCGACAGATCGTGCGTGACGAAGAGGTAGGCGACCCCGGTCTCCTCCTGGATCTCCAGGAGCAGGTCGAGGACGGTCCGCCGCGTGGTGAGGTCGAGTGCGGACACCGGCTCGTCGCAGATGACGAGCCGGGGGCGCAGGGCCAGTGCCCGCGCGATGGCGACGCGCTGGCGCTGGCCGCCGGAGAACTCGCGGGGCAGACGGGCCGCGGCGTCGGCCGGCAGGTGGACGCGGTCCAGCAGGTCGCCGACCCGGGCACGGGCCTCCCGGGCGCTCACCCCGTGGCCGAGCAGCGGCTCGGCGAGGGTGTCCCCGACGGTGAGGGAGGGGTTCAGGGAGGTGTAGGGGTCCTGGAAGACGACCTGGAGATCGCGGCTCAGCTCCCGGCGGCGGGCCCGGCCGGCCTGGTCGATGCGCTCGCCGGCGAAGGTGATGGTGCCCGAGTCGACGGGGACGAGACCGAGGACGGCGCGACCCAGGGTCGTCTTGCCCGACCCGGACTCGCCGACCAGCCCGAGGGTCTCGCCCGGGCGGATGTCGAGGCGGACGCCCTTGAGCACCTCGGTACGCGGGGCGCGGCGGCCCTTGCCGGGGAAGGAGACCCGCAGGTCCCGCACCCGCAGCAGGGCCTCGGCGGGCGCGTCGGCTTCGGTGACGGTCATGCGGTGGCACTCCTCGCCTCTCGGGGCTGCCAGGGGGAACGGGCCGGGGCCTGGTCGAGGACGGCGCCGAGCAGGGTCCGGGTGTAGGTGTCCCCGGGGGCACGCAGGACGCGTTCGGTGGTGCCGGTCTCCACGATCCGGCCGGCGTTCATCACCGCGACGCGGTCGCAGAGGTCCGCGACGACGCCGAGGTCGTGGGTGACCAGGAGCACGCCCAGGCCGCGGTCCTTCTGCAGGCGGCGCAGCAGGTCGAGGATCTCCGCCTGGACGCGGACGTCGAGGGCGGTGGTGGGCTCGTCGGCGATGAGCAGTTCCGGGTCGCAGGACATCGCCCCCGCGATCAGGACCCGCTGGGCCATACCGCCCGATATCTCGTGGGGGTACAGGCGCATCACGTGCTCGGGACGGGGGATCTCCACCAGGCGCAGCAGCTCCACCGCGCGGCGGGCCGCCTCCCGGCGGGAGAGGCCGAGGACGTGGCGCAGGGGCTCGGTGAGCTGGCTGCCGATGGTGAAGGCGGGATCGAGGTTGCTCATGGGTTCCTGCGGGACGTAGGCCACGGTGCCGCCCCGCAGACCGCGGCGGGCCCGTTCGGGCAGGCCGACGACCTCCTGTCCCTTGATGGTGATGCTGCCGCCGGTGACCCGTCCGCCCTCGGGCAGGATGCCCAGTACGGCGAAGGCGGTCTGTGTCTTGCCGGACCCGGATTCGCCGACCAGGCCCACGATCTCGCCCGCCCGCACGTCCAGGTCGACGCCGCGCACCACCTCCCTGCCACCGCCGTCGGGCCGGGGGTAGGCGACGGTGAGGCCGCGCACCGAGAGCAGCCCCGAGCGGTCCCCGGGGTCGCGGGAGGGCGCGGTGGTGGCGGCGGGCACCGTGCCGCCGTGGCTCCGGGTCGCCCGGCGGGGCGCGGGGGCCTGCCCGGCGCGGTCCTCCAGGCCGTCGCGCAGGGCCGCGGCGAGCAGGACGAGGGCCGCGTTGGTCAGCCCCAGGGCGAGGCCGGGCCAGAGCATCAGCAGCGGCGCCCGCTGGATGTTCTGGAACGCCTCGTTGAGCATCGCTCCCCAGGTGGGGGCGGATCCGCTGCCGATGCCGAGGAACTCCAGGCCCGCCTGGAGCCCGATGGCGATGCCGGCGACGAGGGCCACCTGGATGATGACCGGACCGCGCACCACGATCAGGATGTGCCGGGCGACGATGCGGGCGTCGGACAGGCCGGACACCTTCGCGGCGTCGACGTAGAGTTCCGCGCGGACACCGGCGACGATGCCGCGGACGAGGCGGAAGAAACTGGGTGCCGAGAGCACGCCGAGCACGGTCATCAGGGCCCAGACGTCGGGGCCGAGGATCGCGCGGGAGGCGAGCAGCACCACCATGGCGGGCAGCGCCATGACGAGATCGACCACCCAGTTGGCGGCGGAGTCGAACCGGCCGCCGCGGTAGCCGGCGTAGAGCCCGCAGGGCACGCCGAGGACGAGGGCGATTCCCAGGGCGATCAGCGCGCCGCCGAGGGTGTTGCGGCCGCCGTGCAGGAGGCGGGAGAGGATGTCCCGGCCCGCGGAGTCCATCCCCAGCGGGTGCCCGCCGCCGGGGCCGGCGAAGGCGTCGCCGAGCGAGGAGGCCGCGGGGTCCTGCGGCGCGAGCAGCGGCGCCAGGGCGGCGGCGACGACGAGGAGGAGCAGCACGGCGGCGGAGAGCGCGCCCAGGGGGTTGCGCAGCAGGCGCCGGACGGCGCCGCCGCGGCGGACGGGCGCGGTTGCGGCGCCGTGGGCGCCGCGGGGTGGAACGCCGGAGGGCCCGGTGGTGGGGGCGCCGGCCGGGAGGTTCTCGCTCACGCGGCCCTCGCCTTCGGGTTGAGCCAGCCGATCATGATGTCGACCAGGAGGTTGATCAGGACGACGCCGACCACGGTGAGCATGACGAGCGCCATGATCACGGGGATGTCGCCGCGGGCGGTGTAGGTGACGGTCATGCTGCCGATGCCGGGCAGGCCGAAGATCTGCTCCACGAGCACGGCACCGCCGAGCAGGCCCACGAACTGCATGCCGAGGACCGACAGCGCGGGCGCCGAGGCGTTGCGCAGGACGTGCCGGAACACGATCCGGGAGGCGGGCAGGCCGCGGGCGCGCAGGGTGCGCACGTAGTCCTGGCGCAAGACGTCGATCACCGCGCCGCGCACCTGCTGGCAGACCCCGGCGACGGAGGCCACCGACAGGGACAGCACCGGAAGCGTGATGGTGGACAGCCAGCCGCCGGGAGACTCGGTGAACGGGGTGTACCCGATGGCCGGGAACCAGTTCAGGCGGACCGCGAAGACCAGCACCAGGACCAGGGTCACGAGGAAGCCGGGCAGCGCGTAGCCCACGACCCCCAGCACCTGTACCAGGCGGTCGACGGCACCGCGCCGGACCCCCGCCCAGACCCCGAGGAGGAACGACACCACGGTGGTGACGAGGGTGACGCCCAGCATCAGGCTCGCGGTGACCGGCAGCCGGCCCGCGACGGCGGTACCGACGTCCTCGCTGGTGAACCAGGAGGTGCCCAGGTCGCCGCGGACGGCGTGGGCGAGCCAGTCCGCGTACTGGGTGAGGACCGGCCGGTCCAGCCCCAGGGAGGCGTTCTTGGCGTCGACGGCCGCCTGGTCGGCTCCCTGGCCGAGGAGCTGCCGGCCGACGTCGGTGCCGGGGACCGACAGCAGCAGGTAGGAGAGGAACGATATGACGACCAGGAGCAGGGCCCCCGCCGCGATCCTGCGGGCGATGAAGTTCAGCATGGCACTCGGTATCCGTGACCGCCGCCGCGGGCTGCCGCGGGGTCACCGCGGCAGCCCCCGGCGCGGGCTCACTTGACGGGGGCGTAGTTGTAGAGGGACGGGACGGCCATCCCCGACTGCGGGGTGATCTCGACCGTGCCGTCGGAGACGTGCAGGTAGGTCATCCGGTAGAAGGGCACGAACCAGCCCTCCTTCACGAGGTGCTCGTTCAGCGCCCGCGCGGCCCGCTTCGCCTTCTCGCCGGTCCCGGTCTGCACCTGGGGGACCAGCTCGCGCACGGTGGCGTCGGTGGTGCCGAACATGTTGAACGCGCCGGGCGTGACCAGTTCGTTGACGACGACCCAGTCGGACGCGGACTGGCCGATGTTCATGACCATGCCGGAGTACGCGCGGTCGGTGAACACCTTCTGGACCGCCGAGGCGCCGTCCAGGTCCTCCCAGACCAGCTTCACGCCGATGGCCTTCAGGTCGGTGGCGAGCGACGAGGCGAGGGCGTCGTTGACGATCGCCGCGATGCGGGGCAGCTTCAGCGTGAAGCCCCCGGCGTAGCCCGCCTCCTTCAGCAGCGCCTTGGCCCGGGCCGGGTCGTGGGCGTAGTACGTGTCGAGCTTCTCGTCGTACCCCTGGGTGTCCGGGCCGAAGACCTGGCCGGTGATCTCACCGCGGTTCTGGCGGATGGTGCCGAGCATCGTCTTGCGGTCGACGGCGAGATTCAGCGCCTGGCGGACGCGGGCGTCCTTCAGCGCGGGTGTCAGCTTCCCGTCGCGGTCGAAGAGCAGCAGCCCCTGGAAGTCGAACTCCTGCTCCACCGTCTTCATCCGGGTGTCGGACTCGATGCCGGCCTGCTGGTCGGCGGTTTGCAGCAGGGCCGCGTTCACCTGCCCGGTCCGCAGGCCGTTGACGATCGCCGTCTCGTTGTCGAAGAAGCTGATCGTGACGGTGTCGTAGGGGAGCCGTTCGCCCCAGTAGTCGGGGTTGCGCTCGTAGACCCACTTGGTGCCGATCGTCGTCCTGGCCTTGGCGAGGCGGTAGGGGCCGGTGCCGTCGGGGTTCGTCTTGAGGCTGTCGGCCTCCTCGAACTTGGCGGGGTTCGCCATGAGGCCGGCGGCGTCGCTCAGATAGAAAAGCATGGCGGGATTGGCCTGCTTGAGCTTCAGCGTCACATGCGTGGGGTCGACGACCCGCACCGACTCCAGGTCGCTCAGCCACTTCGCGTCGGCGCCGCCGCCCTTCTTGAAGCGTTCCATGTTCGCCTTGACGGCCGCCGCGTCGAAGGCGGTGCCGTCCGCGAACTTGACGTCCTTGCGCAGGGTGAGGCCGAGTTCGGTGCGGTCGTCGTTGTAGGACCACTCGGTGGCGAGCATCGGGCTGAAGCCGCCGTCCGGCTCCCGCTTGACGAGCGTGTCGTACGTCGCCTGGAAGAACGGCAGGGCGCTGCCGACCGCCTGAGCGGGGTCCAGACTCTGGGGGAAGGTCATGGTCGCGATGTTCAGGGTCGACGACCCGGCGCTCCCGGCGTCGGATCCGGTGCATCCCGCGAGGGCGAGAGATGCCGC
It contains:
- a CDS encoding SOS response-associated peptidase; translation: MCGRYVSTRSPEDLAGIFRVSDWRPEEALAPSWNVAPTDEVYAVLDRAPREDRGSAPRRQLRPVRWGLVPSWAKDPRSGARLINARVETVHSKPAFRRAFAKRRCLLPADGFYEWQEREDRATGRPRKQPYFIHPADGGVLALAGLYEFWRDPGVERDDDPAAWLMTCTVITTEATDAAGRVHPRMPLALAPDHYDAWLDPRHGDPGELRALLTRPADGRLEARPVSTAVNDVRADGPHLLEETDPEA
- a CDS encoding molybdenum cofactor biosysynthesis protein, with the translated sequence MADVEVLQLLVSPSHRLAGRPADGLATGPPDERVSQVEVRRHLGLVGDRYYARPAHRNAAVTIMAAEKLPLEIGPSADLRHTRRNILLRGVDIDSFLGATIALDSGDGPVMFAVNRPARPCAWMDVTIGPGAQRALRGGDGVRCTPLSDGVIRLGPATFRVLPDPDGAS
- the pgm gene encoding phosphoglucomutase (alpha-D-glucose-1,6-bisphosphate-dependent) — encoded protein: MQHERAGKPAGPEDLVDVARLVTAYYTLRPDPADPGQRVAFGTSGHRGSSLAAAFNEDHIAATSQAICEYRAAQGTNGPLFLGADTHALSEPAKTTALEVFAANDVTVLIDAADGYTPTPAVSHAILTHNRGRTSGLADGVVVTPSHNPPADGGFKYNPPSGGPAGGEATSWIQDRANEIIAGGLKDVRRMPYAQALAAPGTNRYDFLGTYVSDLPSVLDLDAIRAAGVRIGADPLGGASVAYWGRIAEQHRLDLTVVNPLTDPAWRFMTLDWDGKIRMDCSSPHAMASLIGQRDRFQIATGNDADADRHGIVTPDAGLMNPNHYLAAAISYLYAHRTEWPADAGVGKTLVSSGMIDRVAADLGRRLVEVPVGFKWFVDGLVGGSIGFGGEESAGASFLRRDGSVWTTDKDGIILALLASEITAVTGKTPSEHYAALTERFGAPAYARIDAPASREEKARLAKLSPAQVTADTLAGEPVTAVLSEAPGNGAPIGGIKVTTENAWFAARPSGTEDVYKVYAESFRGPDHLRQVQDEAQQVVLAALGG
- a CDS encoding ABC transporter ATP-binding protein is translated as MTVTEADAPAEALLRVRDLRVSFPGKGRRAPRTEVLKGVRLDIRPGETLGLVGESGSGKTTLGRAVLGLVPVDSGTITFAGERIDQAGRARRRELSRDLQVVFQDPYTSLNPSLTVGDTLAEPLLGHGVSAREARARVGDLLDRVHLPADAAARLPREFSGGQRQRVAIARALALRPRLVICDEPVSALDLTTRRTVLDLLLEIQEETGVAYLFVTHDLSVVRFMSHRVAVIHHGEIVETGDAAAVTTEPRHDYTRALLLAAPVADVAEQRRRRAARASAGR
- a CDS encoding dipeptide/oligopeptide/nickel ABC transporter permease/ATP-binding protein, whose product is MSENLPAGAPTTGPSGVPPRGAHGAATAPVRRGGAVRRLLRNPLGALSAAVLLLLVVAAALAPLLAPQDPAASSLGDAFAGPGGGHPLGMDSAGRDILSRLLHGGRNTLGGALIALGIALVLGVPCGLYAGYRGGRFDSAANWVVDLVMALPAMVVLLASRAILGPDVWALMTVLGVLSAPSFFRLVRGIVAGVRAELYVDAAKVSGLSDARIVARHILIVVRGPVIIQVALVAGIAIGLQAGLEFLGIGSGSAPTWGAMLNEAFQNIQRAPLLMLWPGLALGLTNAALVLLAAALRDGLEDRAGQAPAPRRATRSHGGTVPAATTAPSRDPGDRSGLLSVRGLTVAYPRPDGGGREVVRGVDLDVRAGEIVGLVGESGSGKTQTAFAVLGILPEGGRVTGGSITIKGQEVVGLPERARRGLRGGTVAYVPQEPMSNLDPAFTIGSQLTEPLRHVLGLSRREAARRAVELLRLVEIPRPEHVMRLYPHEISGGMAQRVLIAGAMSCDPELLIADEPTTALDVRVQAEILDLLRRLQKDRGLGVLLVTHDLGVVADLCDRVAVMNAGRIVETGTTERVLRAPGDTYTRTLLGAVLDQAPARSPWQPREARSATA
- a CDS encoding ABC transporter permease, with translation MLNFIARRIAAGALLLVVISFLSYLLLSVPGTDVGRQLLGQGADQAAVDAKNASLGLDRPVLTQYADWLAHAVRGDLGTSWFTSEDVGTAVAGRLPVTASLMLGVTLVTTVVSFLLGVWAGVRRGAVDRLVQVLGVVGYALPGFLVTLVLVLVFAVRLNWFPAIGYTPFTESPGGWLSTITLPVLSLSVASVAGVCQQVRGAVIDVLRQDYVRTLRARGLPASRIVFRHVLRNASAPALSVLGMQFVGLLGGAVLVEQIFGLPGIGSMTVTYTARGDIPVIMALVMLTVVGVVLINLLVDIMIGWLNPKARAA
- a CDS encoding ABC transporter substrate-binding protein, yielding MSTKARNGAVAACVAASLALAGCTGSDAGSAGSSTLNIATMTFPQSLDPAQAVGSALPFFQATYDTLVKREPDGGFSPMLATEWSYNDDRTELGLTLRKDVKFADGTAFDAAAVKANMERFKKGGGADAKWLSDLESVRVVDPTHVTLKLKQANPAMLFYLSDAAGLMANPAKFEEADSLKTNPDGTGPYRLAKARTTIGTKWVYERNPDYWGERLPYDTVTISFFDNETAIVNGLRTGQVNAALLQTADQQAGIESDTRMKTVEQEFDFQGLLLFDRDGKLTPALKDARVRQALNLAVDRKTMLGTIRQNRGEITGQVFGPDTQGYDEKLDTYYAHDPARAKALLKEAGYAGGFTLKLPRIAAIVNDALASSLATDLKAIGVKLVWEDLDGASAVQKVFTDRAYSGMVMNIGQSASDWVVVNELVTPGAFNMFGTTDATVRELVPQVQTGTGEKAKRAARALNEHLVKEGWFVPFYRMTYLHVSDGTVEITPQSGMAVPSLYNYAPVK